The proteins below come from a single Magallana gigas chromosome 10, xbMagGiga1.1, whole genome shotgun sequence genomic window:
- the LOC105341409 gene encoding rac GTPase-activating protein 1 isoform X1 yields MPKMEGKLSLLASYDDIMRKSRVLKAGDETEFRRFVQNQEQCRIKWHSLEVEVDALQERIRRLEAENSGLNLKLKHARGQIEEELEKRQFLEHERDEQERQIGLIRELLNDRNGRNTLNEQERERLFMLSTTHRSHLEGSPSKRKSEVSHQERKRLRTINESAHSMLSDDEYDKTEDDLHTTYLRNGRKIKRPSAPPMEEELPKKRKSGDERDNSIITTTTVTIGADGAPVAAETEVKTVKTLNKSFSEPALDKHMPAPCRDADSEPESEDSYYGTPRNNNNKRRKSRGILKTTPSETPVLRKAHSASKGLNRVHVFMSKTVIKPENCVPCGKRIRFGKLAMKCKDCRSTCHPDCKDNLPLPCIPLAPGTPGGNKLVGGVMSDFAPLERPMIPAIVVHCVNEVEARGLNEVGIYRVPGADSQVKELKKEFMKGKGVPNLSHIDDIHVVCGCLKDFLRGLKEPLVTFGLWRDFVGAAENRDRALGLSEMYQAISQLPQANKDTLAFLILHLLRVGDIPDCKMPLTNLAKVFGPTIIGYSVADPEPLQMINETKYQAMVMEKMFEIPVDYWESYLNVDEENIYPNQYNTPQTPDGAMPHSRLGPLHTPGSQDFRSKTWGKSSFTPNKGKKGRLLPPLVPMPRSVSESKI; encoded by the exons ATGCCGAAG ATGGAAGGAAAATTGTCACTCTTGGCAAGTTATGATGACATCATGAGAAAATCGAGAGTTCTAAAAGCAGGAGATGAAACAG AATTCCGAAGATTTGTTCAGAACCAGGAACAATGTCGAATAAAATGGCACAGTTTGGAGGTAGAGGTAGATGCCTTACAAGAGAGGATTCGTCGCTTGGAAGCGGAAAACAGCGGacttaatttaaaacttaaacatGCTCGAGGTCAGATAGAGGAAGAACTTGAAAAACGACAATTCCTTGAGCACGAAAGAGACGAACAG GAGCGGCAGATAGGGCTCATCAGGGAGCTTTTAAATGACCGCAACGGTAGAAACACACTCAACGAGCAGGAGAGAGAGAGGCTGTTCATGCTGAGCACGACTCATCGATCTCATTTAGAAGGATCTCCATCCAAAAG GAAGTCAGAAGTATCTCACCAGGAGAGGAAAAG ATTACGGACAATCAACGAGTCTGCCCATTCCATGTTGTCAGACGATGAATACGACAAAACGGAAGACGACCTCCATACAACATACCTCAGAAACGGCAGAAAAATCAAGAGACCTTCTGCCCCTCCTATGGAAGAAGAGCTGCCTAAGAAAAGGAAAAGCGGAGATGAA AGAGACAACTCCATCATCACCACGACAACAGTGACTATTGGAGCAGACGGGGCACCTGTTGCCGCGGAAACTGAAGTCAAGACCGTCAAGACTCTTAACAAGAGCTTCAGTGAGCCAGCCCTGGACAAACACATGCCAGCACCATGCAGAGATGCAG acaGTGAACCGGAGTCGGAGGATTCGTATTATGGGACTCCCCGAAACAATAACAACAAACGAAGAAAATCCCGCGGGATCCTTAAAACCACTCCCTCAGA AACACCAGTTTTACGCAAAGCCCACTCAGCCAGCAAAGGGTTGAACAGGGTCCATGTTTTCATGTCAAAAACAGTCATCAAACCAGAGAACTGTGTACCA TGTGGAAAGAGAATCAGGTTTGGTAAGCTGGCCATGAAATGCAAAG ACTGTCGGTCCACCTGTCACCCTGACTGCAAGGATAACCTCCCCTTGCCTTGTATACCTTTGGCCCCAGGCACACCTGGAGGAAACAAGCTTGTGGGG GGGGTCATGAGTGATTTTGCTCCCCTAGAAAGGCCCATGATACCTGCCATTGTG GTGCACTGTGTTAATGAAGTGGAGGCCAGGGGATTGAATGAAGTGGGCATTTACAGAGTTCCAGG tgCTGATTCACAAGTCAAAGAATTAAAGAAGGAATTCATGAAAGGAAAAGGAGTGCCAAATTTG TCCCACATAGACGACATTCACGTGGTGTGCGGCTGTCTGAAGGACTTCCTGCGGGGGCTAAAGGAGCCACTGGTCACCTTTGGACTGTGGAGGGACTTTGTAGGAGCCGCAG AGAACAGGGACCGTGCGCTGGGTCTGTCAGAGATGTACCAGGCCATCAGTCAGCTCCCCCAGGCCAACAAGGACACCCTGGCCTTCCTCATCCTTCATCTACTCAG AGTTGGAGATATCCCGGACTGTAAGATGCCCCTGACCAACCTGGCCAAGGTGTTTGGCCCGACCATCATCGGGTACTCTGTCGCTGACCCCGAACCTCTACAGATGATCAATGAGACCAAGTACCAGGCCATG GTGATGGAGAAGATGTTTGAGATCCCGGTGGATTACTGGGAGTCCTATCTGAATGTGGACGAGGAGAACATATACCCCAACCAGTACAACACCCCACAGACCCCGGACGGTGCTA TGCCTCACAGTAGACTGGGCCCCCTCCACACTCCAGGGTCCCAGGACTTCCGCAGCAAGACCTGGGGCAAGAGTTCCTTCACCCCCAA TAAGGGCAAGAAAGGTCGTCTTCTCCCACCTCTAGTTCCCATGCCACGCTCGGTCAGCGAGTCCAAGATCTAG
- the LOC105341409 gene encoding rac GTPase-activating protein 1 isoform X4 — translation MPKMEGKLSLLASYDDIMRKSRVLKAGDETEFRRFVQNQEQCRIKWHSLEVEVDALQERIRRLEAENSGLNLKLKHARGQIEEELEKRQFLEHERDEQERQIGLIRELLNDRNGRNTLNEQERERLFMLSTTHRSHLEGSPSKRLRTINESAHSMLSDDEYDKTEDDLHTTYLRNGRKIKRPSAPPMEEELPKKRKSGDERDNSIITTTTVTIGADGAPVAAETEVKTVKTLNKSFSEPALDKHMPAPCRDADSEPESEDSYYGTPRNNNNKRRKSRGILKTTPSETPVLRKAHSASKGLNRVHVFMSKTVIKPENCVPCGKRIRFGKLAMKCKDCRSTCHPDCKDNLPLPCIPLAPGTPGGNKLVGGVMSDFAPLERPMIPAIVVHCVNEVEARGLNEVGIYRVPGADSQVKELKKEFMKGKGVPNLSHIDDIHVVCGCLKDFLRGLKEPLVTFGLWRDFVGAAENRDRALGLSEMYQAISQLPQANKDTLAFLILHLLRVGDIPDCKMPLTNLAKVFGPTIIGYSVADPEPLQMINETKYQAMVMEKMFEIPVDYWESYLNVDEENIYPNQYNTPQTPDGAMPHSRLGPLHTPGSQDFRSKTWGKSSFTPK, via the exons ATGCCGAAG ATGGAAGGAAAATTGTCACTCTTGGCAAGTTATGATGACATCATGAGAAAATCGAGAGTTCTAAAAGCAGGAGATGAAACAG AATTCCGAAGATTTGTTCAGAACCAGGAACAATGTCGAATAAAATGGCACAGTTTGGAGGTAGAGGTAGATGCCTTACAAGAGAGGATTCGTCGCTTGGAAGCGGAAAACAGCGGacttaatttaaaacttaaacatGCTCGAGGTCAGATAGAGGAAGAACTTGAAAAACGACAATTCCTTGAGCACGAAAGAGACGAACAG GAGCGGCAGATAGGGCTCATCAGGGAGCTTTTAAATGACCGCAACGGTAGAAACACACTCAACGAGCAGGAGAGAGAGAGGCTGTTCATGCTGAGCACGACTCATCGATCTCATTTAGAAGGATCTCCATCCAAAAG ATTACGGACAATCAACGAGTCTGCCCATTCCATGTTGTCAGACGATGAATACGACAAAACGGAAGACGACCTCCATACAACATACCTCAGAAACGGCAGAAAAATCAAGAGACCTTCTGCCCCTCCTATGGAAGAAGAGCTGCCTAAGAAAAGGAAAAGCGGAGATGAA AGAGACAACTCCATCATCACCACGACAACAGTGACTATTGGAGCAGACGGGGCACCTGTTGCCGCGGAAACTGAAGTCAAGACCGTCAAGACTCTTAACAAGAGCTTCAGTGAGCCAGCCCTGGACAAACACATGCCAGCACCATGCAGAGATGCAG acaGTGAACCGGAGTCGGAGGATTCGTATTATGGGACTCCCCGAAACAATAACAACAAACGAAGAAAATCCCGCGGGATCCTTAAAACCACTCCCTCAGA AACACCAGTTTTACGCAAAGCCCACTCAGCCAGCAAAGGGTTGAACAGGGTCCATGTTTTCATGTCAAAAACAGTCATCAAACCAGAGAACTGTGTACCA TGTGGAAAGAGAATCAGGTTTGGTAAGCTGGCCATGAAATGCAAAG ACTGTCGGTCCACCTGTCACCCTGACTGCAAGGATAACCTCCCCTTGCCTTGTATACCTTTGGCCCCAGGCACACCTGGAGGAAACAAGCTTGTGGGG GGGGTCATGAGTGATTTTGCTCCCCTAGAAAGGCCCATGATACCTGCCATTGTG GTGCACTGTGTTAATGAAGTGGAGGCCAGGGGATTGAATGAAGTGGGCATTTACAGAGTTCCAGG tgCTGATTCACAAGTCAAAGAATTAAAGAAGGAATTCATGAAAGGAAAAGGAGTGCCAAATTTG TCCCACATAGACGACATTCACGTGGTGTGCGGCTGTCTGAAGGACTTCCTGCGGGGGCTAAAGGAGCCACTGGTCACCTTTGGACTGTGGAGGGACTTTGTAGGAGCCGCAG AGAACAGGGACCGTGCGCTGGGTCTGTCAGAGATGTACCAGGCCATCAGTCAGCTCCCCCAGGCCAACAAGGACACCCTGGCCTTCCTCATCCTTCATCTACTCAG AGTTGGAGATATCCCGGACTGTAAGATGCCCCTGACCAACCTGGCCAAGGTGTTTGGCCCGACCATCATCGGGTACTCTGTCGCTGACCCCGAACCTCTACAGATGATCAATGAGACCAAGTACCAGGCCATG GTGATGGAGAAGATGTTTGAGATCCCGGTGGATTACTGGGAGTCCTATCTGAATGTGGACGAGGAGAACATATACCCCAACCAGTACAACACCCCACAGACCCCGGACGGTGCTA TGCCTCACAGTAGACTGGGCCCCCTCCACACTCCAGGGTCCCAGGACTTCCGCAGCAAGACCTGGGGCAAGAGTTCCTTCACCCCCAAGTAA
- the LOC105341409 gene encoding rac GTPase-activating protein 1 isoform X3 → MPKMEGKLSLLASYDDIMRKSRVLKAGDETEFRRFVQNQEQCRIKWHSLEVEVDALQERIRRLEAENSGLNLKLKHARGQIEEELEKRQFLEHERDEQERQIGLIRELLNDRNGRNTLNEQERERLFMLSTTHRSHLEGSPSKRLRTINESAHSMLSDDEYDKTEDDLHTTYLRNGRKIKRPSAPPMEEELPKKRKSGDERDNSIITTTTVTIGADGAPVAAETEVKTVKTLNKSFSEPALDKHMPAPCRDADSEPESEDSYYGTPRNNNNKRRKSRGILKTTPSETPVLRKAHSASKGLNRVHVFMSKTVIKPENCVPCGKRIRFGKLAMKCKDCRSTCHPDCKDNLPLPCIPLAPGTPGGNKLVGGVMSDFAPLERPMIPAIVVHCVNEVEARGLNEVGIYRVPGADSQVKELKKEFMKGKGVPNLSHIDDIHVVCGCLKDFLRGLKEPLVTFGLWRDFVGAAENRDRALGLSEMYQAISQLPQANKDTLAFLILHLLRVGDIPDCKMPLTNLAKVFGPTIIGYSVADPEPLQMINETKYQAMVMEKMFEIPVDYWESYLNVDEENIYPNQYNTPQTPDGAMPHSRLGPLHTPGSQDFRSKTWGKSSFTPNKGKKGRLLPPLVPMPRSVSESKI, encoded by the exons ATGCCGAAG ATGGAAGGAAAATTGTCACTCTTGGCAAGTTATGATGACATCATGAGAAAATCGAGAGTTCTAAAAGCAGGAGATGAAACAG AATTCCGAAGATTTGTTCAGAACCAGGAACAATGTCGAATAAAATGGCACAGTTTGGAGGTAGAGGTAGATGCCTTACAAGAGAGGATTCGTCGCTTGGAAGCGGAAAACAGCGGacttaatttaaaacttaaacatGCTCGAGGTCAGATAGAGGAAGAACTTGAAAAACGACAATTCCTTGAGCACGAAAGAGACGAACAG GAGCGGCAGATAGGGCTCATCAGGGAGCTTTTAAATGACCGCAACGGTAGAAACACACTCAACGAGCAGGAGAGAGAGAGGCTGTTCATGCTGAGCACGACTCATCGATCTCATTTAGAAGGATCTCCATCCAAAAG ATTACGGACAATCAACGAGTCTGCCCATTCCATGTTGTCAGACGATGAATACGACAAAACGGAAGACGACCTCCATACAACATACCTCAGAAACGGCAGAAAAATCAAGAGACCTTCTGCCCCTCCTATGGAAGAAGAGCTGCCTAAGAAAAGGAAAAGCGGAGATGAA AGAGACAACTCCATCATCACCACGACAACAGTGACTATTGGAGCAGACGGGGCACCTGTTGCCGCGGAAACTGAAGTCAAGACCGTCAAGACTCTTAACAAGAGCTTCAGTGAGCCAGCCCTGGACAAACACATGCCAGCACCATGCAGAGATGCAG acaGTGAACCGGAGTCGGAGGATTCGTATTATGGGACTCCCCGAAACAATAACAACAAACGAAGAAAATCCCGCGGGATCCTTAAAACCACTCCCTCAGA AACACCAGTTTTACGCAAAGCCCACTCAGCCAGCAAAGGGTTGAACAGGGTCCATGTTTTCATGTCAAAAACAGTCATCAAACCAGAGAACTGTGTACCA TGTGGAAAGAGAATCAGGTTTGGTAAGCTGGCCATGAAATGCAAAG ACTGTCGGTCCACCTGTCACCCTGACTGCAAGGATAACCTCCCCTTGCCTTGTATACCTTTGGCCCCAGGCACACCTGGAGGAAACAAGCTTGTGGGG GGGGTCATGAGTGATTTTGCTCCCCTAGAAAGGCCCATGATACCTGCCATTGTG GTGCACTGTGTTAATGAAGTGGAGGCCAGGGGATTGAATGAAGTGGGCATTTACAGAGTTCCAGG tgCTGATTCACAAGTCAAAGAATTAAAGAAGGAATTCATGAAAGGAAAAGGAGTGCCAAATTTG TCCCACATAGACGACATTCACGTGGTGTGCGGCTGTCTGAAGGACTTCCTGCGGGGGCTAAAGGAGCCACTGGTCACCTTTGGACTGTGGAGGGACTTTGTAGGAGCCGCAG AGAACAGGGACCGTGCGCTGGGTCTGTCAGAGATGTACCAGGCCATCAGTCAGCTCCCCCAGGCCAACAAGGACACCCTGGCCTTCCTCATCCTTCATCTACTCAG AGTTGGAGATATCCCGGACTGTAAGATGCCCCTGACCAACCTGGCCAAGGTGTTTGGCCCGACCATCATCGGGTACTCTGTCGCTGACCCCGAACCTCTACAGATGATCAATGAGACCAAGTACCAGGCCATG GTGATGGAGAAGATGTTTGAGATCCCGGTGGATTACTGGGAGTCCTATCTGAATGTGGACGAGGAGAACATATACCCCAACCAGTACAACACCCCACAGACCCCGGACGGTGCTA TGCCTCACAGTAGACTGGGCCCCCTCCACACTCCAGGGTCCCAGGACTTCCGCAGCAAGACCTGGGGCAAGAGTTCCTTCACCCCCAA TAAGGGCAAGAAAGGTCGTCTTCTCCCACCTCTAGTTCCCATGCCACGCTCGGTCAGCGAGTCCAAGATCTAG
- the LOC105341409 gene encoding rac GTPase-activating protein 1 isoform X2 has protein sequence MPKMEGKLSLLASYDDIMRKSRVLKAGDETEFRRFVQNQEQCRIKWHSLEVEVDALQERIRRLEAENSGLNLKLKHARGQIEEELEKRQFLEHERDEQERQIGLIRELLNDRNGRNTLNEQERERLFMLSTTHRSHLEGSPSKRKSEVSHQERKRLRTINESAHSMLSDDEYDKTEDDLHTTYLRNGRKIKRPSAPPMEEELPKKRKSGDERDNSIITTTTVTIGADGAPVAAETEVKTVKTLNKSFSEPALDKHMPAPCRDADSEPESEDSYYGTPRNNNNKRRKSRGILKTTPSETPVLRKAHSASKGLNRVHVFMSKTVIKPENCVPCGKRIRFGKLAMKCKDCRSTCHPDCKDNLPLPCIPLAPGTPGGNKLVGGVMSDFAPLERPMIPAIVVHCVNEVEARGLNEVGIYRVPGADSQVKELKKEFMKGKGVPNLSHIDDIHVVCGCLKDFLRGLKEPLVTFGLWRDFVGAAENRDRALGLSEMYQAISQLPQANKDTLAFLILHLLRVGDIPDCKMPLTNLAKVFGPTIIGYSVADPEPLQMINETKYQAMVMEKMFEIPVDYWESYLNVDEENIYPNQYNTPQTPDGAMPHSRLGPLHTPGSQDFRSKTWGKSSFTPKFSSKSNHVSKKPSHFFSSPKLN, from the exons ATGCCGAAG ATGGAAGGAAAATTGTCACTCTTGGCAAGTTATGATGACATCATGAGAAAATCGAGAGTTCTAAAAGCAGGAGATGAAACAG AATTCCGAAGATTTGTTCAGAACCAGGAACAATGTCGAATAAAATGGCACAGTTTGGAGGTAGAGGTAGATGCCTTACAAGAGAGGATTCGTCGCTTGGAAGCGGAAAACAGCGGacttaatttaaaacttaaacatGCTCGAGGTCAGATAGAGGAAGAACTTGAAAAACGACAATTCCTTGAGCACGAAAGAGACGAACAG GAGCGGCAGATAGGGCTCATCAGGGAGCTTTTAAATGACCGCAACGGTAGAAACACACTCAACGAGCAGGAGAGAGAGAGGCTGTTCATGCTGAGCACGACTCATCGATCTCATTTAGAAGGATCTCCATCCAAAAG GAAGTCAGAAGTATCTCACCAGGAGAGGAAAAG ATTACGGACAATCAACGAGTCTGCCCATTCCATGTTGTCAGACGATGAATACGACAAAACGGAAGACGACCTCCATACAACATACCTCAGAAACGGCAGAAAAATCAAGAGACCTTCTGCCCCTCCTATGGAAGAAGAGCTGCCTAAGAAAAGGAAAAGCGGAGATGAA AGAGACAACTCCATCATCACCACGACAACAGTGACTATTGGAGCAGACGGGGCACCTGTTGCCGCGGAAACTGAAGTCAAGACCGTCAAGACTCTTAACAAGAGCTTCAGTGAGCCAGCCCTGGACAAACACATGCCAGCACCATGCAGAGATGCAG acaGTGAACCGGAGTCGGAGGATTCGTATTATGGGACTCCCCGAAACAATAACAACAAACGAAGAAAATCCCGCGGGATCCTTAAAACCACTCCCTCAGA AACACCAGTTTTACGCAAAGCCCACTCAGCCAGCAAAGGGTTGAACAGGGTCCATGTTTTCATGTCAAAAACAGTCATCAAACCAGAGAACTGTGTACCA TGTGGAAAGAGAATCAGGTTTGGTAAGCTGGCCATGAAATGCAAAG ACTGTCGGTCCACCTGTCACCCTGACTGCAAGGATAACCTCCCCTTGCCTTGTATACCTTTGGCCCCAGGCACACCTGGAGGAAACAAGCTTGTGGGG GGGGTCATGAGTGATTTTGCTCCCCTAGAAAGGCCCATGATACCTGCCATTGTG GTGCACTGTGTTAATGAAGTGGAGGCCAGGGGATTGAATGAAGTGGGCATTTACAGAGTTCCAGG tgCTGATTCACAAGTCAAAGAATTAAAGAAGGAATTCATGAAAGGAAAAGGAGTGCCAAATTTG TCCCACATAGACGACATTCACGTGGTGTGCGGCTGTCTGAAGGACTTCCTGCGGGGGCTAAAGGAGCCACTGGTCACCTTTGGACTGTGGAGGGACTTTGTAGGAGCCGCAG AGAACAGGGACCGTGCGCTGGGTCTGTCAGAGATGTACCAGGCCATCAGTCAGCTCCCCCAGGCCAACAAGGACACCCTGGCCTTCCTCATCCTTCATCTACTCAG AGTTGGAGATATCCCGGACTGTAAGATGCCCCTGACCAACCTGGCCAAGGTGTTTGGCCCGACCATCATCGGGTACTCTGTCGCTGACCCCGAACCTCTACAGATGATCAATGAGACCAAGTACCAGGCCATG GTGATGGAGAAGATGTTTGAGATCCCGGTGGATTACTGGGAGTCCTATCTGAATGTGGACGAGGAGAACATATACCCCAACCAGTACAACACCCCACAGACCCCGGACGGTGCTA TGCCTCACAGTAGACTGGGCCCCCTCCACACTCCAGGGTCCCAGGACTTCCGCAGCAAGACCTGGGGCAAGAGTTCCTTCACCCCCAA GTTCTCCAGTAAGAGCAACCATGTCAGCAAGAAGCCCAGCCATTTCTTTTCTTCACCAAAACTCAACTGA